From Streptomyces chrestomyceticus JCM 4735, one genomic window encodes:
- a CDS encoding ABC transporter ATP-binding protein, which produces MTAHGAAPPPVLEAHDLVKEYRRGRVVDGVRLTVREGERVGLLGPNGAGKTTTLLMCLGAVAPDAGSVHVLGHRLPAGRPAAMRGVGFAAGYLPLPDRLRVREYLRLYADLYGLRAPRAAVEGALDHFGIGHLAHAIGTELSSGQRTLVGIAKASLHTPRLLVLDEPTAALDPDIALRVRTGLLDLCARHGTALLVTSHDMVEVERLCERVVFLAAGRVTADGTPQEVARQFEQRDLEGVFLHLAEARDRERARGGGGAGADASAGADARTGADDREGAGAV; this is translated from the coding sequence ATGACCGCGCACGGCGCCGCGCCGCCGCCCGTCCTGGAAGCGCACGACCTGGTGAAGGAATACCGCCGCGGGCGCGTCGTGGACGGCGTACGGCTGACCGTGCGCGAGGGCGAGCGGGTCGGGCTGCTCGGTCCCAACGGCGCGGGCAAGACCACCACCCTGCTGATGTGCCTGGGCGCGGTCGCGCCGGACGCCGGAAGCGTGCACGTCCTCGGCCACCGGCTGCCCGCCGGCCGCCCGGCCGCCATGCGCGGCGTCGGCTTCGCGGCCGGCTACCTGCCGCTCCCCGACCGGCTGCGGGTGCGCGAGTACCTGCGGCTGTACGCGGACCTGTACGGGCTGCGCGCCCCGCGTGCGGCGGTGGAGGGCGCCCTCGACCACTTCGGCATCGGTCACCTCGCCCACGCGATCGGCACCGAGCTGTCCAGCGGCCAGCGGACCCTGGTCGGCATCGCCAAGGCGTCCCTGCACACGCCCCGGCTGCTGGTCCTGGACGAACCCACCGCGGCGCTGGACCCGGACATCGCCCTGCGCGTGCGCACCGGGCTGCTGGACCTGTGCGCGCGGCACGGCACCGCGCTCCTGGTGACGAGCCACGACATGGTCGAGGTGGAGCGGCTGTGCGAGCGGGTGGTCTTCCTGGCGGCCGGGCGGGTGACCGCGGACGGTACGCCGCAGGAGGTGGCGCGGCAGTTCGAGCAGCGTGACCTGGAAGGGGTCTTCCTGCACCTCGCGGAGGCCCGGGACCGCGAGCGGGCGCGGGGCGGCGGCGGGGCGGGTGCCGATGCCTCGGCCGGGGCCGATGCCCGTACCGGGGCCGACGACCGGGAAGGGGCCGGTGCCGTATGA